In Aricia agestis chromosome 5, ilAriAges1.1, whole genome shotgun sequence, the genomic stretch GGAGGCTGGGAATAGGGCcgggaaaattataaaaaaaatgtggattttacgTACAGCCAGTTAAATTatccagatgatgaagtaggtaagttacaaggtttggcTAAATTATAAGGGGAAAAATTAGTAATTTTCCTTATGTCATAAAATGTTAGGTATTATGGTTCTTCCACTCAGgtgtttaattattttgaacTTACTATCTACGACTTGgcgtaaaattactttttatgaAATGGACGAAGCAAAGATAGATATTGTCCTGATGGGAAGGAAGGACACTCTCAAATGGAATATTATGTGTTAGATCTCTTCTGTATCGACTATCAACAAAAAGGGCAAGGGAAACTCAAGTTCCGCAAAGGTACGCGCACATTATACCCGGAGTCGGGTTGCACACTACCGCCTTGAAAAATATAAGACAAATGCCGAATTCTTTCTAAAACTGTATTTTCACTTCTTTTCGACTGTGAATATTCAGTAATAAACTTGAAATTTTCTTAGATCTCAGAACTCTACAATGTAGAGTACTTACCTCTGTAGCTACTAACTGTACTGTGTGTGTAGCGTCATTATTGAATGATTTAAATAGGaagtgtaaaattaatttaatcagaatattatatttgtttcggcTGTAGCTCCTAATTTAATACTTAGAAATTAATActtactaaataatatttagacAGCTGTAaacgtaatttattttttgttagcaCTTAGTACCGGctcatttatatatttaaccgaAAACAAACACATAATTCATTTAATATTCAAGGTTTACTTACCcacttattattatgtagagtcCGTCATCCGTGTAAAGTGTCCTACATTTTGGGGTCAACAATGCCATCCCAAATAACctcaaaatattcataaattctTATACTTATCTGGATCTATAATAGGTAAATCATTATCGTACGCGTACTGCGACACAAAAATTCTAGACCGCTCAAGTATTGAATAATGACATTGTTCTGTAGTGGTGTTTGTAAACACGCACGCACACAGGCGCGCGGCGTGTTCGCTGTTCCACAGTAACTCTCACATAGGCAGCGGCGAGTTGCCTCCGCGATTTCTCTATCGATTCCTCATTATTAATACTCTAACCTTGAACTACATGGCTGGTGAGTTAATTATTCAATAATCCCGTATTCCCTGCTCAATTTGTTACAACCTAACCCGTACGAACTTCGGTATTTGGGTCGCCGGACCAATTTTATCTTATCAGCTCGCAAGTTTGTCGACGAAATAAGTTGTTGTGAACTATCGGGAGTGTTAATACATGAAAAAAACTAAGCGCCTGGCATATTGGTCGCTGTATTAacctattttttttgttgagttatTAATGCGGTCttattctaaaatctaaatggtCAAAAGAACaccaaaagtattttttttttgggataatacacaaatgcttaacagcgtccatataaTGCGAGTATATATTTAGCACACAAAACATCGTTTACTAAGTACAGTCGTAGACATAATTCGCGAACCGTAAAACACAGACATAGATAACAATCTTTTTaacgttattttaatgtattccGGTTGTTAACATGACGtggtagacataatataattatttttattttaatgcgtGCAAAAGCCTATCAGTCGTTTCGCTGGTCCCTATTAAATATGCGCATTATTATCATTCCTTCTAAAGTTGTagaccaaaaaaatttaatatctaTTTGCTGTCACAACTTTTAAACTAAATCCACAAAAATCAGcaataaattttactttttcttACAACTtataagtactaaaataattatttctttacaTAGTTATATTTGTCTCATGTATTTCCCgttaaaatgtttgtttcaaaaatgttatttcctcACAAACTCAGACTCGCTAATCATTTGAtgtcataacataatatacagctGGTAATTACATTATGCAAATTGCGACTTTAAACCTAAATCCACAAAGTTTATAATCGTAGTTAAAAGACGATGAGTTTAATAGCTATTTAGACACTGGTGACTCTGGTAACTAGACAATAGACATACAGTTAGACACAATTTAATCAAGGTTGATCTTAtttagtttcataaaaaaaatatggctgGACAGTTTGTATGCATGTCcgggacatacatacagacaaaaattctaaaaactatatttttggctcCGATATCGATTGTtcatcacgtcccaagtattattttaaaaaatattcaatgtacagttTTGACTTtactacgattttattatacaagatgttagtgtaaacaccgttatccttgaaaccatcaaatgaacccgtcgaaatgaacaactttttctatgagaacaatgctgggaactcaaaaaaatccgtcttcatacttATACTttccgatccgggcatccgtatgggtatgaagtcggcaatttttttgagttcccagcattgttctcatagaaaaagttgttcattttgacagcatcaaggataacggtgtttacactaacacactgtatatgtaagtatgtaagtatagattttcTTGTGACTGTGCATAAAGCACTTGGGAGTTCAATATAATACATTGTATTTCGTGTTCAATGTGTAATTTGGTCAGTAGTTCAGGACTCAGGTCATATCAAACTCAGCTGCCATCATCACGATCACGATTAACATTGAcatgacataacccgaccaaataacgtaatcAATTTCTGTGATAgtaagtaccatcgaagaaattgattaataggctGACCTTTGTCATTTGGTTGGGTAATGTCAGTACTCAATTCAATATTAGGGCCTGTCCACGTCTTCACGTCACGActtcgtcaacgtggaacggtgcggtaacgtgccacgttaccgcaccacgttaccgcaccgttccacgttgacgacgtcgtgacatGGAGATGCCCTAAAGTCGTACCTAATCTGTCGGCTGTGTTTGACATAATACAACTAAATTACGCTTATTAATCAgtttatctgatagtacattaaggTCCAGAATCCTGACTCTAAGTCTAGATTAAGTTCACCGAATGTGAACTCGCCCTAATAGTTTGGCACAGTCTGTAATAAAATCTGTGTATTATGTCACAGACGGCCTTAACTGTGCCAGCATAATGCGGCAAGCGAGCTTCCTATGCCGTAATTGGATTAAATTATGTTAAACAAACCACTTTAAGTGGGAGATGTATGTCATTTGTGAATTGTGGCTTTAACTTGTACGTACTATGACTgggaaagtatgtctgtctctagttccgtctgtctgtttcctcatcATTTAAACAACTAaactgatttagatgaaattagtATCGGAGTTACGTTGAGTCTGATACATGGGATAGTTTTCATTaaggtaaaatgtacggttcccgatcCTTTTATGAAGCTACGGCTAACATTcagtaaatgttataaaatgttttttttaatatgaataattttagaAATTACTGGGCTGTGTTTGATGAATGACAGAATAATATAGAGTTGTAATTCTACGAAAGATATTTTTTCGTTCTTGCCAGAGATCTTTTTACGCTGACGTTGTCGCAATATCTAATCCGATCAAAAACATTTCATATAAACTGTTGCCAAGatgaccacataaggtttgccctgtgaaaaatatatcagatctcatgtagagccaagcttctgaatctacacggcctaactctgcCGACCGCGACCCTTAAACTTCaaccttgcgcttcgcttggctcgtcttggcgggggcactaccgtaCCTCCAGATCCATATGTTTATCAAAATAAGCTAGTCTATTCTAGCATAAAATATTAACTAGccgtttgaccgagctttgctcggtattcgataaaacgaataaaatgacattttctaaaaatgatttctagctagatcgatttatcacccccgaaaccccctatatactaaattttatgaaattccaattatacatatatatgtcgcagccgactggtttaaatagccgttcaatcaaacagctggccctttgactgaacaacgccattcaatcacacggctatacgtcgtttagccgacttgttgactacaatgTTCagcactacagctagacgacgctttactggtttaatggcaaattaactagggcgaccattaacttaatatgtaatttgggagaataggaaaactttttgtattttattgaaagattaatctcggattaagtttaaggggtgaccaaaagtttaatgcaataagtaaaaataaaaaattctgaggcgtgttttgtgacggtcgctgGCTAcagctgccgcagcacagtcacagttctaacctaacctacttttggactttctggattgtgtttgtttttgttttggcggggggctgcgcccccgagccccccttttgtaTCACGACAGTCgtcggctgctgccgcagcacgctcgctgcgttGTGGTCTAAggtctaacctaacctaaccaacttttatattttctggattgtgtttgtttttgttttgacggggggttgtgccccccgagcccccctttagagggggctgcgtccatccatttgtCAATCCCGTAATTtttcctcgaatatttgttgaaattttgattcacttgtatgtgcctccacaatttttgtctctttaataacacttgtaacttttattaactactttctttccgaaaaacaaccacaaacaccaacaaacacctgctagttgacgccatattgtaaataaaacgcacctagcgccgcgttgaaagtgttgaacgttttgagcgactaaaatattcaatataaaagctagacgtgtgattgaatatatatatatatatatatatatatatatatatatatatatatatatatatatatatatatatatatatatatatatatatatatatatatatacacaagaattgctcgtttaaagatataagatatagaatattttaaaacctaAATTTTTGCAGAATCAGAAAAAGTGCAGAAAACGTAGCtagtagattttattttattataatattgttttattataatagttgTCTTTTTTATTATAGTTGTCTTCAGTCTTTTAGATTAACGtacgttttatttaaaatactctCTAGCCTTCATAATAGAAATTGAAACCAGTCTAAACGATCAAATAAAACATGTAAATTGCTATTATTTTTGGCTGTCGACGGTTCTTAAAaatactgaacagattttagtTCAGGTTTAAAATCATAAGCAAGTGTAAATAATTTACATCGATAGAGCAATAATTCGGGAAGCTTTTTCCTCACTAGATATCGTTGAAATTGTAAGTTCGTATTTAGCTTGTGACACGTTGGTTGATATACTTTTGAGTTTTCCAACCATACCAGGTTGGAAAAGTTTTTACGAaaagaaagaaactttttcagcgctaatactttcacagtgaactgtataATATAAGAGACGCATACAATTTACATATACTAAATCAGTGTtccgcaaactttttgtgttcaagGTACATCTAGAAAAACGAAAAATTTTGGAGGTACATACACCAGAAATTAATTAGCGTGTACGAGGTTGCTCTGTTTCCAATTCCCAATCGTtcaaaaacgctcaaaatgcctcctattttgagcgtttcgatcgtttttaaCGCCAATTGGAACGCGGGGAAAGTGTAACAAAATGATACGTATATCGATTGCTTACAAACTCATCTCTTTCTTCCAGTCCCTCTCACCGGCAACGTCAAGGGCCGACAGGGGAAGCGTCGGCCTGCCGTCAGCAGCCTGGACGCCGGCGCGCCGGTCGGCAAGAAGGGCCGATCGGCTGACGTCGGCGCCCTCAAGCTGCCCTCACACGGATACCCCACAGAGCATCCCTTCAACAAGGACGGGTATCGATATATCCTGGCCGAACCCGACCCGCACGCGCCGTTTAGACAGGTAACACATTGAAAGTGGTGCCGGTTTTAGCGCCCTGGGCgaaatttcttcggcgcccagggtgctggtagtgctgaaaaaGGGGCGCTTGCGGCGGAGCGGCGGAAGAATTTAATGTAAGACatagtgacaaaattaagacatAGTGAAATTTGACCGTATTAAAAACATGCGATTTTTGGCaaattaatttactaataaaatagttACTCAACGaataaacaacaataatattgtgttgtCCTTGTCTGTCAAACGACTTTTCCATAAGGACTTGGAACTTTCAGGATTTGGTGAAAACATTGTATCGCACATTTATGGccggtttacacgtattaagtagataaacCTACCTGCaatgtgtttacatgcaattaacaacttaaaattaagttgaaatttagttaactacttatcaacttaatacgtgtaaaccagccattattGTGTACGTAAtatttgaagacgtgagtggaagaagcagctgtaagtaacagttaaaaaattgcATAAATGGATGTGTTAGGGCCGGGAAaatgagttgaaaaaaaaagtattttatgtatagccattAGCCAGATGTAATTAACTAGATGATGAAATAGGTAGGTTACaagatttgttaaaattataagggcaaaaatgagtaaatttccttatctggttcttccacacgtctttattttaataattataaaaaggcGAACTGTGTTTATAAATCAGGCtactttattatttgtaatattaaaatcaaaaaatgTATTTGCTATGACAAGTATATCGGAGTTAATTTGCCTAGTTTGcgaatttttgtaatattaaaatcaaaaaatgTATTTGCTATGACAAGTACTAGGGTCGATCAAAAAGTAATGATAAGCGGTAAAGTAatctaaaaaaatgtttttcacttCTTCAGTCCCTCACGACTTCCTagcaaaaatattgtataaattgGACGTCATTTGTAGGAGCTACATTCATTTGAATACCAACAGTCGGAGCGACAACACGAAAATGGAGAAACACGAAGGGAGATGCGTCATCAAACACCtctgtttgaaaaaaaattctacCAAAGAGATACACGCTGATTTGGTGGAGACACTAGGGGACTCTGCTCATCCATATTCTACGGTGGCACGGTGGTGCAAATAGTTAGAACATCTACAGAAGATGAACATAGCGAGGGACGCCCAACCTCGTCCCTCACtgagaaaaacataaaaaagtcgAAGAAATCGTACTAGCAAACCGAAAAGTAACCGTCAGACATTTAGCTGAGGACACAGGGATCTCATATGGCAGCATCCAAAGCATTTTGACCAccaaaatgaatatgaaaaagGTCTCTGCGCGTTGGGTACCGCGAATGTTAACGGACGCACAAGAGCAAAAAGGACAAAGCCGAATTTGCGCTGGCTGCCATTCGAGAAGCAGGCTTCGAACTGGTCGAACACCCGCCCTATTCTCCAGATTTAGCACCCAGCGACTTTAATTTGTTTCCTCGGCTCAAGGAACACCTCAGGGACAAGAAATTTGAGGATTTTAGCGAGGTGATGGCTGCTGTAGATGCATTTTGGGAGAGCTctgataaagatttttttaaagggTATCTTAGGTTTAGAGAAACGTTGGACTAAATGTATCGACTTGTTAGGAGACTAcgtagaaaaataaattaaatctaaACTAGAATCGCTGTTTTATTATACTCGTTCTCATTACTTTTTGATCGCCCCTCGTATATCAGAGAGAATTTGCCTAGTTTGcgaatttttgtaatattaaaatcaaaaaatgTATTTGCTATGACAGGTATATCGGAGTGAATTTGCCTAGTTTGCGCCTAAGATTAGGAGCGAGTAGCACCGTAAATTGTGGCTACATTGGTTTATTAGCTCCACAGAGACGTCTTGGTTAcgcacaataaaatatgtaacacaCTATGAACTATCTCTATCACCTGGCAGGGTAACTCCTGGTTAATTTGCTTGCGTCCACATAATATGCGTAAATGAATGTTGGATTTCGACGACGGAAATATTGGACATGTTTAATATTAAGAAGCAGATGTTGATTTATAAATGATCTTTATTTACCACACGAGAAAGTACACATTAATTGACTGACTTGCAGCGCGCTGTGTTGGGCTGCCTGTTCCGAAAAAATGCTCATTAAAATGCATCACAACATAGCAGTGTAAATTGactttaagggtgaagccaaacgagcgtaatttgtgagttgtgaggcGCAGAATtcctgccgcgtaaatatcttttcatacaaatcatgactcacaaaattacgctcgtgtgaatcaaacaggacttttgtatgaaactcaatgcagcagaattctgccgaaccgaaattctacgactcacaactcacaaattacgctcgtttggcttcgcccttataCAGTGCTGATCCAACGTCGGAATCTGGGTAATGTACCAATGTAAAAGATCTTGAACTTAATAACACAGCACATATTAAATGCAGTAAAATTGTTGACCACTCTATTGAACTTAATTAAACCCAAATGAATAATTACTGCTCTATCTTAGTCTATGCTATCTTTTACTTTTTTTCAGGAGTTTGACGAGAGCAACGAATGGAGCGGTAAGCCGATACCCGGGTGGCTATACCGGTCCCTGTGCCCCGGCGTAGTGCTGCTGGCGCTGCACGACCGCGCGCCGCAGCTGAAGATAGCCGAGGACCGCCTCGCTGTGACCGGCGAGAAGGGGTACTGCATGGTGCGGGCTACTCACGGTGAGTACTCATTGATGTAGGTGTACGTGGTATCGACATCACTAATGAGTGACCGGTTTCTGAAGAGGCTCTCCAATCCTTGGGCCATGTGACCGCCACTgacaaaaaaacttgagaggtgtcaagggatggatggaacgaagttatttcttctGTACCAAAAATCTGTATACACTTTTtgtatacacaaaaaaatttttcgctACACCACACTGtaatgagagagagagagagaggtaCGCGACACACACTTTCGtgtgtgtcgttacaacttttcgtctagccccctttcgcaacgcgtgaataaggaacttcgttctaaAATTCagataaaatgccactttatgttTCATTGCAGCGGTATTGCACTTTCTTCGAATGATATTTGTCGATCTTTAATTTATTCCCccttatcaaaaatatttgcacAGCAAGTAACATACATGGTCTGCTTGGCACTTATCTTTGTCTGCCACATTAAGAAAGTAACATGACAGACAaagtatttaatacttatagcttataaattataatagtatgtTAATATCCCTATTATAGTCAGgacaatttaaggtggcaccagcggtcattgaccagttatgtgaaaaatactcgcactgcaacttaagaataaaattgaattcttgtaaagaaacagactattatattttcatcGGCAAACATCTTGGTTACCTCTTCGTATGATAATCGCCAACCatttatgagtttgaagtgatTATAATTCATACTGACAGCCAGTATGAATTATAATCACTCACATCGTGTaagcaaaatacgatatcactAAAGATGGGCGGGTGGGTAAAAATCGGATAggtaaaaattggtaaaaattggtgaaataggtaaaaataaaaaaatacccattcttaccgggtataaattaaaaataccggGTAAATATTGACGAGcctttaaatatatgtaaaacaTTACTTTATTGGCTAAACCcttaatattgcgatttactaTGTAAAATTCTGAGTTATTaaactcaaaattttaatttaatattaaaaataacatacaacagattaaaaaaaggcacaataaagaaaaaatttaatcattataattattattataatttttacaactCTTGTCGTGcacgatttatatattattatgtaacacttTTTTAATCGCTATATACAAGATTTAGTAcatgtaaataataacaaaaatatatagtatGTGAATATTTACTATAACAATGATTTTGAATTTCGCTTCCAAGTAATAATCTAGATAATAATAcaggtataaaaaaaaattacgcatACTCTTGTACAGCATACATATAATATCTAgtcttcataatttaattaaaaaaataacttaaaccaataattattgtgtatttaaGTTGTATAGGACACCACTTGAATCCACCAATCACGAGCAGTGTATTTCCTCAACATCGACTACGTAAGCAATGGCCGCTCGTGATTGTCGGTGTATTTAGCGTAAACGCCATTTTTAAcagtcatttttatttatcagaAGGGTCACATTATCTGTTTTAGCTAATATTTTAGAGATATAAACTGATTCTAATTTATACCCGGTATAAAATGAAAATGGGTGGGTAAAAATAGGTATAAATGGGTATTTACCCGAGCCTCGGGTTTTTACCGGGTAAATGCCCATCTCTAGATATCACCCGAcaagaaacatctgtcacttcattgtcaatcgcggtttgtatagaaaatgacaagttttttgaggGAGTCAACGAAcgctacagacagaattccgcGGTTTGAGAACagtagtaaaaagtaaatgttTTCAGGTGTGTCGAGCGGTACGTGGTACTGGGAGGCGACTGTCGAGGAAATGCCGGAGGGCGCCGCGAGCCGGCTCGGCTGGGGCCGCCGCTACGCCAACCTGCAGGCGCCGCTCGGATACGACAAGTTCGGATACAGCTGGCGCAGCCGCAAGGGGACCAGGTAAGGAGATGTTACGTAGTTCTGCATAAAGTTATTGCAATCTACTagcgcgcgtagcctttatttgtagctGTAATTGtaaatagacattttcgttaatGTGCGTACCTGACAcctgacggagcagtcagtagtgagcgagccatgtacgcgtgtatagatatTATGGTCAATCACACAACTAAGGGCGTCGCGTgctcttaggccggtataaatagtcagtactcaagatgcatctcggtctcaagacatggttcaggctctgtgattggttgactgtcaaaatttggaccaatcacagagccgaaccgcgtcttgagaccgagtcgcatcttaagtactgactatttataccggccttagattGCAAGATCTGTATCAAttatctgtgtgtgtgtgttcgtTCGTGTGTGAAGAAAAAttgtggagataaactgaaggtaccATTCCGATATTTACCGCGGCTAACCGATAcccacaaaaaatcaaatataatgccactttatgacattagactatagtcctaataattaaaataaaatcctactttatgacatagactatactttcgcatttctaccgtggccatgctagggcagCAGGTGAGTTCAGTATGTAAGACAAGAGTGTGTGTTCTTTTTGGTGCATGGCAAGAAGCGAAAGAAGAAAATGGTAGAAATAACGCCATATTCTAAAGACAGCAGATTTTACCCACGTTGAAATCCACGCACTCCTGCGTGTAGCTTAATATACTCGTGTAGATTTGAGTGACAGATATATTTCACCAACATTTGTTCCCCTGCCAATATCAAGTTCTAATACAATATGTTTTATGTATTAAATACAATGTATTACTAATACATTCTATTTGATCGACTAATTGCTTAGTAAAGTGAGCACATATTATCGACCtgtgagttttttttaaacataacgaACATTTT encodes the following:
- the LOC121726831 gene encoding set1/Ash2 histone methyltransferase complex subunit ASH2 isoform X2; amino-acid sequence: MAVPLTGNVKGRQGKRRPAVSSLDAGAPVGKKGRSADVGALKLPSHGYPTEHPFNKDGYRYILAEPDPHAPFRQEFDESNEWSGKPIPGWLYRSLCPGVVLLALHDRAPQLKIAEDRLAVTGEKGYCMVRATHGVSSGTWYWEATVEEMPEGAASRLGWGRRYANLQAPLGYDKFGYSWRSRKGTRFHESRGKHYSPGYGEGDTLGFLIVLPKGVTTKYTPNTYKDRPLVKFKSHLYYEDKDNIQESLSKLKALEGSRILFFKNGECQGEAFTDIYGGCYYPAVSLHRNITVSVNFGPNFKCPPNTDINYRPMSEKAEEAICEQTMADLLYLTENEGKLRLDNFNI